From the genome of Sporomusa sphaeroides DSM 2875:
TGTCCTTCAATCCATTACCTCCACTTCTTTAACTTGAGACTCCCGCCATGCCCGCTCGGCAGCCGATTCGGCGCGGTCAGGCGTGACATTAATCATGTCTTCGCGCTCATCCCGCGAATACAAACCCATTGTGAGTTCCGGTGCATGTGTCCGGATCAGGAATGCCGCTGCTCGGTACTGAAGCATAACCTCGGGCATGGTTTTCCACTTACTGCCGTTTTTGCCATGCCAGCCTTCACCCTTGGCCATTTCAATGGTGACCCTGGGGCCGACCAGTTTTTCACCAGTGGATAATTCGGTCATATGCGCCCGGCAGCCCCAATCGTCCTGGCCTTCGGTACCAACCCACTCATAACGGATTTTTGAATACCGGCCGCACTCGTTAGCAATGGCAATCAGGAACTTACTGGACCAGTTTGGCTTGCCTTGAATAACATCCAGGTTCTGCATAACCATCATGGCGTTTATCCCAAAGCGCTGGGCATATTCAAGGGCTATAAAGCAGTTTTCCGGTTTGTTTTGGTAAACTGCTGGAATAATAGTAGATTTGGACATTAACTCAGCTACTTGTTTTAATTGTCCGTAATTGCCGCCGGTTAAGGCGATAGATGACGATGCTTCAGGTATTTCTGCCGGCAGCGATTGTTCGGATTCTGACTCGGTGTCAAATATATCACTCATCGTTTTCCTCCTTTTCTATGGGCTCCGGCTCATCCGGTGCAAAATACTCATCCTGGCAGTCACGGCAGCAGAACTCCTGGTAATATTGCACCGGCCGGCCGCAGTTTTTACAACGTGCCATTACGGGCCCTTTCCCACATCTGATTTGTGGGGTTCTTTTCCTCAACCCAGCCTTGGCCTTCGCGGTAATCAAGATTGCCAGCATATATTTCCTCGCTTTTCTTGCCTGACCATTCGCCGGGGCAATCTGTAGTTAAACTGCCTTCCATTAGACCGCAAACCTTGCAAATTGATAAGCCGCCATCGCATACCATGCATCCTGGCTCGCCATTACAATTACAGTCCTTTGGTTCTCTATATTGATGGTCCATTATCCAGCAGCCTCCGACGCCTTAATCTCGCCATCCTCAATGTAAATGCCGACCGTAGAATCAGTACTGACGCTTGTTGTCCAAACCTGGAAGTCATTCACCGTTGCCATTTCTTCCACAATCTTTCTTTGGTCTGGATCCAGTGATTCGTAACCATCAATCATAACCACTCTGAGCTCTGGATTCGCTGCCATGCCTACGCCCATGCCGACACGAATTTTCTGGGCGCTGCTGGCCTGGCTGAATGGCTTGCCTTCGAAGGTTACGCCGCCGCCCGCGAAGTCCAGGCCCGGCACTGGGAATTTGGTGTTCTTGATAATCTCGGCTTTATAGTCAACAATTTTCTTGAGTTTCGCAGACAGATCGTCCGACTCGGTTTGGTGCTTGGCGACTTCGGCCGCTTTAGCCTGGCGGTCCTTGTACTGCTGGGCTTGTTTATTGGTTTCGTCGGCCTTGGCAATCCGCTCATTAATATCAGTCAAGTCCTCGTCTTGCTTGGAATCAATAACAGCCTTTGCCACCTTCAATGCTTGCTCCTGAGCAGATATTTGATTTTCTTGCTCTACCAGGCTTTTCTTGGCGGCTATTAGTCTGCTTTCAAGATCGCTGATGATTTCCGATGTTGCTGTTTTGTTGGACCGCAATGCAGCTAAATGTCTTTCTTGGTCTTGATACTCAGCTAAACGATTCGCATTATCCCTGTTAACTTTTTCTAGCTTCTCCTTCTCCGCCACCAATTCTGTCAGTAAAACCGGCTCAACCTCGGCAACCTCCGGGATACTCTCCAGCGCTTTTTTGGCCTTGTCCAAGTCTCGGTTAACTGCCGTCCGGCTCTCATAAACCGACTTATAAGCCGCATTCAGCATGTCCAGCGGATTCGGGCTTTCCTCAATGACTACACCGGATATGTCCGTTAGTTTCGCCGCGTCAACCTTCAATTCAACAACCTTCAGCAACATGTCAACCTGTTTTTTGGGATCCTTCTCTTTAGAAAACTCCATCGGATTAAATGCGATCTTGCCGACCAGTTTATCCAGCAGTGTCTGGGGCGAAGGGTATTTCGCACCGTCCCGGGTTTCGACCTTTAGAGTGCCGCCAGCTTTAGTTATTGTTCGGGTGACGATGATATCACCAAGATCGACAACTATTTTCCCTTTGTCGGCGCCTTCTCGGAGAGCTTCGTCCCATTTTGTGCCACACAACGCCGTACCGATAGCGTCCAGTACTGTGGTTTTACCTTGTTCGCATTTGCCGGTAATTTCGATCATGTTACCCTGTGGAATAATCTCAATGGCCTTTAACTTCTTAAAGTTTTCGGCTACTAACTTAACAATTTTCATTTGTACCTCCACGCATAATTTACCAGGAATATACATATACTAAACTGGGGAAGTCCGGCCCATTGGCGAAGCCAAAATTATTTGTTCTGGTCGATATACTTAACGATATCGCCAATAGGCTTGCCAATCAGGTCCAGCGCCTCGTTATCCGGAATTTCAATGCTATACTCTTCTTCAATCTCCATAACCAATTCAACTAAATCCAACGAATCTGCGCCAAGGTCGTCCAATTTAGCTTTTTTGGTTACTTCCGCAGGGTCGCAGCCTAACTGCCCAACAATTAACTCTTTAACTTTTTCGAATGTGGTCATATGATCGTCTCTCCTTATACTTTTTTACTCTCCGATGTACTGCTGATTGGTCCATACCATATATCTCACCAATTTCGCTGTAAGGGATTTTCTGTTTACGCAGTTTAATCATGTCCTCAGTGTCGGAATCTGTTAAATCACATCGGTTATTATGCTGTGTCGTCACCCCGCACACATAATCCAGTGCCCGTTCAACGGTGTACTTCGGTGATATTAACGCAAGCGCAAATGCACACCAATTCACGTCATTTAATACCGCGGCCGCTCTCATGTGATATCCACCAATTCGGCGTATCTGACCGGCACCTCGCCGGTAAACACATCAGTTGATACATATACCTTAGGCGGCTCCTGGCATCTTAAAATAGGCGGCTTGCAATTCTGGCAAACAAATTTACTGTCTCCTTGCGGGTAAAATTTCAGGCCTGATGTTAAACTAACTCCACAACAACGGCAACGAATATGTTTCATGGCACTACTTCGCACCTCCAAACAGATCATGTAACACCCTGGGGTTATAATGCCGCTCACTTTCCACATAGTTAGACCGCTTTTTCATCTCACCGCGAACTCGGTCTAATTCATTGAAGAACGGATTGTTTTTTGCCACCAATTCAGACAGTGGTTTTATAATCCGAATCGCATCATCCGCGTTTCTCCGGCGTCGTGACC
Proteins encoded in this window:
- a CDS encoding AAA family ATPase, translating into MKIVKLVAENFKKLKAIEIIPQGNMIEITGKCEQGKTTVLDAIGTALCGTKWDEALREGADKGKIVVDLGDIIVTRTITKAGGTLKVETRDGAKYPSPQTLLDKLVGKIAFNPMEFSKEKDPKKQVDMLLKVVELKVDAAKLTDISGVVIEESPNPLDMLNAAYKSVYESRTAVNRDLDKAKKALESIPEVAEVEPVLLTELVAEKEKLEKVNRDNANRLAEYQDQERHLAALRSNKTATSEIISDLESRLIAAKKSLVEQENQISAQEQALKVAKAVIDSKQDEDLTDINERIAKADETNKQAQQYKDRQAKAAEVAKHQTESDDLSAKLKKIVDYKAEIIKNTKFPVPGLDFAGGGVTFEGKPFSQASSAQKIRVGMGVGMAANPELRVVMIDGYESLDPDQRKIVEEMATVNDFQVWTTSVSTDSTVGIYIEDGEIKASEAAG
- the acpP gene encoding acyl carrier protein; translation: MTTFEKVKELIVGQLGCDPAEVTKKAKLDDLGADSLDLVELVMEIEEEYSIEIPDNEALDLIGKPIGDIVKYIDQNK